From a single Couchioplanes caeruleus genomic region:
- a CDS encoding MmcQ/YjbR family DNA-binding protein translates to MVTVQQVRTVALGLPRTTEHLIHDRVKFRVGAIVYVAFSRDETVMGFGFPKVERQALVDSEPRILHLPDASNMRFQWVQAWLSELDPARMEELVVDAWRMVVPKRVAAAYVAGLPDRQ, encoded by the coding sequence ATGGTCACGGTGCAGCAGGTCAGAACGGTCGCGCTGGGGTTGCCCCGGACGACGGAGCATCTGATCCACGACCGGGTCAAGTTCCGGGTCGGCGCGATCGTCTACGTGGCGTTCTCCCGGGACGAGACGGTCATGGGGTTCGGCTTCCCCAAGGTCGAGCGGCAGGCCCTGGTCGACTCCGAGCCCCGCATCCTCCACCTGCCCGACGCGTCGAACATGCGGTTCCAGTGGGTGCAGGCCTGGCTGTCCGAGCTGGACCCGGCGCGGATGGAGGAGCTGGTGGTGGACGCCTGGCGCATGGTGGTCCCGAAACGGGTCGCCGCGGCCTACGTGGCCGGGCTGCCGGACCGGCAATAG